The Theropithecus gelada isolate Dixy chromosome 18, Tgel_1.0, whole genome shotgun sequence genome includes the window tTGTTTCCCCACAAATTGCAATAAACTCTCATATTCTTTATAGGTAAGATTTCAGAGGTACTGGATGCTGGGACAGTCGGTCCCCTGACAAAGCTGGTCCTTGTGAATGCCGTCTATTTCAAGGGAAAGTGGAATGAGCAATTTGACAGAAAGTACACAAGGGGGATGCTCTTTAAAACCAACGAGGTAGGGAAAGAGTTTTCAGATATACTGCTACTTTCTTAAAGTGATATTACAGGAaatattcttttagaaaaatgaataatttatttgacATGATCTTGATTTTAATCTATTTctgaattatattattttattttctttgagacagggtctctttctgttacccaggctggagtgcagtggtgcaatctcagctcactgcagcctcgacctcccaggcgcAAATGATCACCcaaccttagcttcccaagtagctgggactacaggtgcacaccaccaggcctggctaatttttgtgtattttgtagagacaaggttttgtcatattgcccagattggtctcgaactcctggcctcaagtgatacacccgccttatcctcccaaagttctgagattacaggcataagccactgtgcctgactttttttctgaatgaatTGAATGCCTCCTGTATGTCTTTAATGGCggaaggaggagagaaacaaaactaattttggtattgatggttttgtttttccatctttgaTCAGATCTACCTTCCATCTCTGGTCATATGATTTGGATTGGAGAAGGATTTCTTCTAAGCCTTGGACTTATGTTTACATGATGCTATTACTGTCTATAGCTACTTAGATACCTTTTTGCAATATCAGTGGCAACTATGCCTGTTTATTGCCGTAAAAATCAAAGTGATACAATCCTGAACACAAGAAAAAGATGTTAGCAGATGTAAAGCCCTAACTTTACATTCCCTTTTGAATATGAAAATGACTGGTATCAATAGTTGTTAGCTTGGGATTTGACATCCATCAACCTGATAATTTCATATTGCACAAAGatatgaaagttaaaaatatatttgatgcaGGCTTTAAAAACAGCAGACCTTACACATCTCTTCAAGGTCCCCTTCCCAAGAAAACCAAGGCCATAAAACCAGTTCTACACGTGGGCAACTTTTCAGAGTTTGTACTGTACCTCTTTTCTAACCAGATCCTTCAGCCCAAGAGCCTGAATATTTACCttaatttcaataaataatttttagttggAGGCTTCCATGAGAAAGCTTCTCTATGAATgttctcaaaaaagcaaacacaacttCTTCCAAGAATAATGTAGATTTTTATGCCCTTCTCCATTtaccaaactgtttttttttttttttcctcacctgGTAATAGTTGATTTGCTGGAACAATAGTTTGTTCTCTTCATACTAAGATGTACTAATGAAGATTTTATATCCATCAGCATAAACTTGCAGAAACAGAAGTTAAACACACCTAGAGTTTCTGTGAGTTAGATGTATACAATTTTTAGTAAATTATGCCCATTTTTCAGTGatctaattttaatttcatgtttctattaggaaaaaaagacagtGCAGATGATGTTTAAGGAAGCTAAATTTAAAATGGGGTATGTGGACGAGGTGCACACCCAGGTCCTGGAGCTGCCATATGTGGAAGAGGAGCTGAGCATGGTCATTCTGCTTCCCGATGATGACACGGACCTCGCCGTGGTAAGCTCCAGGCAATGAGTCTTTGAGTGTCTGTGGAGTCCAGCTGAGCTCATTTCTTTATGTCCGTCTACCAGTTGGCATTTGAGGAGTTTCCAGCTGGGGTTATTACGTGTAGTGCTGGGTGAACATCATTGCGTGTCTTTTGGTGAATATGTTCATGCTTTTCTGTTGAGTGTATACATACATGAGTGGACACGTTTTGATGAACCTAAGAAGAGAGAGTTCTAAATATATTGTTAAttggaatattctttttttattcttattatactttaagttctagggtacatgtgtacaacatgcaggtttgttacatatgtatacatgtgccatggtggtgtgctgcacccatcaactcgtcagcacccatcaacttgtcatttacatcagttataactcccagtgccatccctcccccctcccccctcccccctccccataataggccccggtgtgtgatgttccccttcccatgtccaagtgatctcactgttcaattcccacctatgagtgagaacatgcggtgtttggttttctgttcttgcgaaagtttgctgagagtgacggtttccagctgcacccatgtccctgcaaaggatacgaactcatccttttttatggctgcatagtattccacggtgtatatgtgccacattttcttaatccagtctgtcactgatggacatttgggttgattccaagtctttgctattgtgaatactgctgcaataaacatacgtgtacatgtgtctttatagcagcgtgatttataatcctttgggtatatacccagtaatgcgatggctgggtcatatggtacttctatttctagatccttgaagaatcaccatactgttttccacaatggttgaactagtttacaatcccaccaacagtgtaaaagtgttcctatttctccacatcctctccagcacctgttgtttcctgactttttaatgattgccattctaactggtgtgagatggtatctcattgtggttttgatttgcatttctctgatgaccagtgatgacgagcattttttcatgtgtctgttggctgtatgcatgtcttcttttgagaaatgtctgttcatatcctttgcccactttctgatggggttgtttgtttgttttttcttgtaaatttgtttgagttctttgtaggttctggatattagcccattgtcagatgagtaggttgcaaaatttttctcccattctgtaggttgcctgttcactctgatggtagtttcttttgctgtgcagaagctgtttagtttaattagatcccatttgtcaattttggcttttgttgccgttgcttttggtgttttagacatgaagtccttacccatgcctatgtcctgaatggtattacctaggttttcttctagggtttttatggtattaggtctaacatttaagtctctaatccatcttgaattaattttcgtataaggagtaaggaaaggatccagtttcagctttctgcttatggctagccagttttcgcagcaccatgtattaaatagggaatcctttccccatttcttgtttttctcagctttgtcaaagatcagatggctgtagatgtgtggtattatttctgagggctctgttctgttccattggtctatatctctgttttggtaccagtaccatgctgttttggttactatagccttttagtatagtttgaagtcaggtagtgtgatgactccagctttgttcttttgacttaggattgtcttggcaatgcaggctcttttttggctccatatgaattttaaagcagtttttttccaattctgtgaagaaagtcattggtagcttgatggggatggcattgaatgtataaattaccttgggcagtatggccattttcacgatattgattcttcctatccatgagcatggtatgttcttccatttgtttgtgtcctcttttatttcactgagcagtggtttgtagttctccttgaagaggttctttacatcccttgtaagttggattcctaggtattttattctctttgaagcaattgtgaatggaagttcattcatgatttggctctctgtctatctgttactggtgtataagaatgcttgtgatttttgcacattgattttgtctcctgatactttgctgaaattgcttattagtttaaggagattttgggctgagatgatggggttttctaaatatacaatcatgtcatctgcaagcagggacaatttgacttcttctttccctaactgaatacccttgatttctttctcttgcctgattgccctagccagaacttccaacactatgttgaataggagtgctgagagagggcatccctgtcttgtgccagttttcaaagggaatgcttccagtttttgcccattcagtatgatattggctgtgggtttgttataaatagctcttattattttgagatacattccatcaataccgaatttattgagagtttttagcatgaagggctgttgaattttgtcaaaggccttttctgcatctattgagataatcatgtggtttttgtctttggttctgtttatatgctggattacgtttattgatttgtgtatgttgaacctgccttgcatcccagggatgaaccccacttgatcatggtggataagctttttgatgtgctgctggattcggtttgccagtattttattgaggatttttgcatcaatgttcatcagggatattggtctaaaattctcttttttttgttgtgtctctgccaggttttggtatcaggatgatgttggcctcataaaatgagttagggaggattccctctttttctattgattggaatagtttcagaaggaatggtaccagctcctccttgtacctctggtagaattcagctgtgaatccgtgtGGTCATTTGGAATATTATTCTTTATTCTGCATGGAAGATCTAATTGAAAGCCCAATGATTATTGCACAAAAGTCCTGGAAGAGGGTAGAGATCAATCtgggcagtgattctcaaaccttAATGCACATATATGATGCTAGTGATCTTGTTAAAGTGCAGATTTTGGTTCAATGGAGTGTGGCCTGAGGTCTTGCATTTGGAACAAGATTCCAAGTGATACAGATGCTTGGGATCACACTATGAATAGCAAAAGTCTAAAGTACAAGTGGGAAATTTACCTTATACAAGAGGAGAGAAAAGTCTTACTGTGACAGAAAAGGAGCAGAGTccaggaagggaaaaggaaaacttGCAAGGTAGGAGGTGCAAGACTAATAGTGCACTGGTAAACCAGCTCTGGGAGGTGGGAGTAGCCTTCATTTATAAAGTTTGCTGATTCTCATGACAtggtaaatactcccaccatggctgaCTTTAGGCTATGAAGGGTTTAACGATCGATAGGAGCCAGCTCTGGCACACAAGTGCTCAGGATGTCGAGGGTGGGCTGCTTGATTTCCCTGGCTTCCCTTTGGAATCAGAAAGTTATTGCCCTAAGTCAGGGATGACATCTGTTGTGGCCACTTATGAAAAAATTAGGAGACTCTCGAAATAGagtcaaaatcaaaacaatgCTCATTGGAGAAGAGCACCCACCTGGGCTCCAGTTGGTAAAGGGAAGGGGAGATGCGAGTGGAAggcccttcttccttttttctttctaccttaCTGATAAATAGAAAGAGTGATGGATCTTGAAGAATTTGAAGCTAACTCCAGGACAGGCAGAGGACAAACAAGGATACCAGGTGAAGTCTTGTTGAATTCCGCATTTCTTGTCTTGTGCTCCCTTCTCATGCCTCCCTTCATCTTCAGATGAAACCCAATTCCCTCTCCTTTGCTCTGTAAGAGTTGCCCTCTGATTTAACCCTGAATAGTCACCTGATTAGACTCAGAAGCAGAGTTCTGAGCCATGCTGTTTATCTTTTGTCAAACAATCTCTCCCACTCACAGTAATATGTACTGCGTGAAGATTAATGTAATGAATTGGTTAGAGTTTTCTAAACtgctaaaaaatgtttttaacatttgaaaGGAGTTAGGtacaaattgtttttattaaaaatttctgccTGTCTCAGGTATTTACTAGCTCTTTTACACTTGTCTCCATAAAACTTGGAAAAGATGAAGATTTGGGAGAAAATCTTGgtgtttataaaagaaaatatctgcagatTTTCTTGGACCAGAACTTACCATCTAGTTGCATGTCATTAGTGGAGGGCTAACAAATGGGTGTGCGGGTATCAGGCTATTGTCATCTAAATATTAAGGTTTGGCTCTTTCTTATCCTAGGTGGAAAAAGCACTTACATATGAGAAATTCAAAGCCTGGACAAATTCAGAAAAGTTGACAAAAAGTAAGGTTCAAGTTTTCCTTCCCAGATTAAAGCTGGAGGAGAGTTATGACTTGGAGCCTTTCCTTCGAAGGTTAGGAATGATCGATGCTTTTGATGAAGCCAAGGCAGACTTTTCTGGAATGTCAACTAAGAAGAATGTGCCTGTGTCCAAGGTTGCCCACAAGTGCTTTGTGGAGGTCAATGAGGAAGGCACAGAGGCTGCTGCAGCCACTGCTGTGGTCAGGAATTCCCGGTGTAGCAGAATGGAGCCAAGATTCTGTGCAGAccaccctttccttttcttcatcaGGCACCACA containing:
- the LOC112611428 gene encoding serpin B8 isoform X1 gives rise to the protein MDDLCEANGTFAISLFKILGEEDNSRNVFFSPMSISSALAMVFMGAKGSTAAQMSQALCLYKDGDIHQGFQSLLSEVNRTGTQYLLRTANRLFGEKTCDFLPDFKESCQKFYQAELEELSFAGDTEECRKHINHWVAEKTEGKISEVLDAGTVGPLTKLVLVNAVYFKGKWNEQFDRKYTRGMLFKTNEEKKTVQMMFKEAKFKMGYVDEVHTQVLELPYVEEELSMVILLPDDDTDLAVVEKALTYEKFKAWTNSEKLTKSKVQVFLPRLKLEESYDLEPFLRRLGMIDAFDEAKADFSGMSTKKNVPVSKVAHKCFVEVNEEGTEAAAATAVVRNSRCSRMEPRFCADHPFLFFIRHHKTNCIFFCGRFSSP
- the LOC112611428 gene encoding serpin B8 isoform X4, producing MLFKTNEEKKTVQMMFKEAKFKMGYVDEVHTQVLELPYVEEELSMVILLPDDDTDLAVVEKALTYEKFKAWTNSEKLTKSKVQVFLPRLKLEESYDLEPFLRRLGMIDAFDEAKADFSGMSTKKNVPVSKVAHKCFVEVNEEGTEAAAATAVVRNSRCSRMEPRFCADHPFLFFIRHHKTNCIFFCGRFSSP